Within the Salvia hispanica cultivar TCC Black 2014 chromosome 4, UniMelb_Shisp_WGS_1.0, whole genome shotgun sequence genome, the region cgccactctctactcatcgtcgccgtcgccgtcgccaccgccgctgccgccacccggggtatctgaccccacgtcggaaccccccaTCCGTGCCCTCGCGGTATCCAAATCAACCCGCAcatcgagtgaagaaacatcttctccgtggggtcagtggcgttcttccactcttggaagaccttgtacatctgcTCCCGCGTTTTGCTACGCGAATagagagtgtactcgagtggggcgggtgGGAGGGCGGCGGACTGGACCTCatggggcgataggggggatcctcccctcgcagcccgttgcgcccgcttttgtccaaccgggcgagggcgACCAGCGaatgaaggaggggatggaaactcctcagcatccggggggaggtcgtgggatccgccgctgctgccgctgtaGTCGCCGGTATAGTTCAgcctctgcttcttcggccacccagcgtCGCACCCCGCACGGAACTTCTCGGACTCCTTCAGCAACTCAAAGCATTCCTAGAAGTGGAAATCCTTGTACTTCCCCGCCAAGGGGAACTGACTCTcggctatcctccgggcgtcctCCTCATTCCGCCCACTAGTGAGCtgacggagggcgttggcgtacaacaCCGAAAAACGATCGACCGCGCAAGCCCCCCGAtgcgctcccaccccttccggacctcctccccgctgaagtccttcccgtgcgggcaGTGCCTCCTGTAGGCAGCTctaatcttcgcccacatgttgacgacccgctggttgttcgcaaccagcaGATCGTCACgcacctccaaccacccctgGCCACCtcggcgtactcatcctccgtccacttcctccggccgGGGGTGTCGTCACCAACGGGCTGCGATGACTCACCGACCGCCTTGCCCTtccccctcgtcttcttcttcttcgccgcGGCCCGCCCCGCTGGAACAGGAGTGTCCGGATcgccgagatcgatccccatgtcatgcaatgacaaaaggtcatcgccagtgaactgcgtctccactggggtcgacgtgtgagacgaagccgtcaaaaaatccaGAGAGGGACGATAGACCGTGTCCCCCCCGGTGACCCCTGCATCCCGGGATACATACCCATCATCCGCTGCTGCATCGGGGGCATACCTCCCGCCCTCGCCCGCGCCGCCCGGCATACCCCACGGCATGTTCCCACCCCCTGGCGCTccggccatcatccccatcagcTGATTCCAAGGTACCGTGGGAGTCCGAGATCCACTCGTCGCCggactggactcgttgttgtgatccatcgctcgatgatgctcttgtacagaaagttagagagagagaaaactcgttaaaataagtgtgcaaatgaaaatgaaactaaaatcgcgtttatataggttttaaaaaaaaaaaaaaaaaaaaatcgtcgctggccgatcgggccgccacaatggcggccagcgcatcggctagcgacgcgcgttcggctagcccacgccgaaaTTTTCGCCGGTCGCCCGCTGACCGCCTCCAATGGTTCgactagccgaccggctagcgaagcgaatcggctagccggttggCTAGTctgcattggagatgctctagaGCTACGTAATCCAGTTGACAGTTGATGGGTTTTGTTTGAGAATTGGTATTTAAGCTGTGCATAGGCCTAAAGAgacattaaatattaattttgcagGTGTAGGATAGGTCATAGagattaaaacaaaatcattaaaaCACCTGAAAAACAGGACACTTCACATGATTCAGAAAACAATCGACTCATActacatttatttaatactaatgcAATCGacttgaattaattaaattacgTAGAACTCCCCGtcctaaaaaaaacttataaattatactccgtacaaattttttaatatgtacTACTTCCATTCCCCAAATATAGACACACTTTGattcggcacggattttaagaaatataatggaaagtgcgtcgaaaaaattggtgggatgtgagtcctatttttaaagtattagttttatggagtattaaaatgtgagtaggaatgagttagtggaatatgaggtccactaccaaaaatggtaaaaagtgaagtgtgtcaaactttcaggaacggactaaaatggtaaactgtgtcaaaattttcaggacggacggaaatggtaaattgtgtcaaattttcagggatggaggtagtaattaataaaataaaatagaaatgagaaaaaaaaaaacaaaaaggaaaaggaaaaggaaatggaaaagaataacagaaggagtattagttaattGTGGAATCCATCTTATAAAGTATAATGtatagaattattattttttaaagactttctatatttagattaatttaattttaaaagatgtATATtccaaaatgattaaattagtcttatttttatagataTTATATAAAGTTGAGCTAAAATGGTTAAAATGGGACTAAAATGACGTTGCTTATACCTCATAATCCGTGACTGAATTGGGATTAGATGATGTGATATAGTATATctgataaatgaaaatttaactgttttggaattgaatttaagTCTGCCAGCATATGGGTGGCCGTGGAATTCCAAACGTACAAATCTCCACATAAATGTTTCTTTATCCAATTTTTGATTTGGCaataaagaaaattcataatttaattagaaaaggAAGAAGCTCGTGAGCATGGTGAATAGTTTTGGTAGGTTGTATTGATGAAAGAAGGAAATGAAATTGTGAAAAGATTTGTGATAGTGATTGATGGGCAGAAAAAAAGATGCTCAAATTTCAGCCGCAAAGCTGACTATCCATCATTTATTTGCttaccattttcatttcagtgattCCCGTGACTCtccaataaattttaaattaatcaacgcaaaattatttaaattaaaacgaATTCTGTTTTATGAACTTAGataatatcacaaattcacaattatgATGGATCATAATTTAACGAATTCTGTTTTATGGACCTGAGATAATATCACAATTATGAATGAATAAGAATTTAGAGCATTCACGGCGGTGTGGACTAGCTAGCAATAGTTCAGTTTAAAACTCCTCCTAACACATTATCATAGTTTAGCAACGGTCTAGCCAATGCCCTAACCAAGCAACAGCCTAGCAATAGAGTCAATGCTCTAGCTATCccgagaagaaaaaaataatgaaatgaattgaagaaaaaaatatagaaaaaaatgaaatgggtataaaaaaattttaaaataaaattggctAGTGTGCTCGTCCTAGGGCGCTTTCTTTTTCCGTCTTCCCTGTTAGTTGTACGTGATGGTGGACTAGCCCTCGCCCTAGCCACCCATAAACAAAGTGTGACTAGGGCACACGGTGTAGTCCACCCCACCGacgtggatgctcttaatctTTTCATGTATAATGGCCACCCTTTGTTTATGGGTTGATATTCTCCAACGCTTTAGAGGACAACACACGTGAAACTTTattcaaaccaaaaatgaaataataataataataaaaataaaaaaaaatttatttgatatccAGACGCGGGCCCCACAGACAAGCAAGCCCCTATATGTAATGAAATACATGCAGAGTGCAGTGCAATtttgagagagtgagagagaaaccaaaaaaatcaggaaaacacaaaaaatggGGAGTTCCGATTCATTTGTGCGGCAGGTAGGCAGCGGCTACCAAATGTGGGAGTCAGCATCGAAGCGGtggggcggcggcggagagAATGGGATGTTTGCGATGAAGAAGAGggtgatggtggtggtggatcAGTCCTCGCACACCAAACACGCGATGATGTGGGCCCTCAACCACGTCGCCGACAAGGGCGACATCTTCACTCTTCTCCACGTCGTTTCCGACGCCTACTCCTCTCACTACCTCGCCACCTCACTCGGCTCTCTGTGTAAGGCGTGTAAGCCCGAGGTCAGTTTTCATGCCGTAATTTCCGCTTTTTTTTGCTGCTGCTTCCAAACAGGCTCTTAGCTTTCAAAACTTGgatttttttcctaaattgtcggaaaagttatattttgattgaattatGGTTGGTTAGtgaatttaaaagttaattgaGGTGGTCTATTAAGGAACTAGTACTGTCATTTGATTGGAAacaactacttttttttcgaaatgagaaaattatgaattttatgatttgtttGACTCAGAAATTTTTTTGGCAATTTGTCCTAAGTTTTTTCTTGGACTAGTGAAAGTGCTTGATGATTCTTGACTCAATTTTGCAGCTTTCTTACCTTGCTTTCAAACTAGACCATTGATTTCATCCGTCTGTtcagtttcattttttcccaaatttattcatatggGATActtgtgaatatttgaaattttgtgatttgtcGAACTAATCTTGAAACTGCCTCTTATTCTTCATAATTCACTATTTTTGGGTGGGAATTTGACTGAACATAGGTTGAAGTGGAAGCATTGGTAATCCAAGGACCAAAAATGGATACTGTAATAAGCCAGGTTAAGAAGCTTGAAGTTTCTGTTCTAGTCCTAGGCCAGAAGAAGCAGCCTTCTCCATTCCTCAACTGGTgagattaatataaattaataagtactaatttaatattcaagaTTATGTTTTTAactttgaattaattcaaaattggcAGCTTGTGTTTGAAGAGCAGCTCAGAGGTGTTTGTGGAAGAATGCATCAATAATTTGGAGTGTTTGGCAATAGGTGTAAGAAAGCAGAGCAAAGCAGTTGGTGGATACCTCATCACCACAAGATGGCACAAAAATTTCTGGCTTTTAGCTTAggatttcttctctctcttctctcttccaCTAACACCACTCTGTAATTTTTAATGACAGCTGATCCCTATGTTTGTCTATCATTTTGCTTAGTTTTcgaataatactccattccttctaaattaattgatagatTTTGGTTCGATGGATTTTGTTTTCAGCATCTTAATTtggaatgaagggagtaaagcattttgaaatttcttgCATCTTACTCCAATTctctatttaaaataaataagtgaaTAGAAAATAGTGtggataattaaatagaaaataaaataaagaataaagtagaaagaaaataaactgatagatttttacaaaaaagaaaattgactCATTAAAATTTGGTAGGAAGGGAGTTGAAAGCATGTAGAAATTTCTTGCACAAGATTATGTAATAATCTTAATCCATTCTCCATTTGATTATAGTCTATCCAAAAacaaaggaagaagaaatctTCCATTTTCTACAAGTAATACTGTTTTCTGCTACAAACAAGGTTCAAACTTTGTCATCTAATTTGTCACTTACTAATGGGAGCAACTCCATCTTGCTTCGTGGGGTCCGGGGCGTCCGAGGCGTACGGGGGGTTCCGGGCGATTGGGACGAGAGCATGTGTCTCACGTACCCGTAGAATGTGCATCCGACGAGGGTTATGGAGCATCCAACTGCGTTCATCATAGAGATCGGGTTGCGGAAGATCAGCCACGAACATGTCACGGCAACAGCAACCTATGTACGAAAGAGAGGAACTGGATTCGTCAAAATACTCGATATATGTACGATAAATGTGGCGAGAGAAGGCACGAAACACTCACCTTGAGGTTTCCGGCAACATTGAAGGTCACGGCAGTGGTGGAGTGGATGACGTAGAAGATGGAGAAGTTGAGGCAAAAGGCCAACACTCCGGACCCAAATATGATGACGAGAGACGAGGAAAGAGAAGGGCATGTATAGAGCCACACCACGACACCTGACCCTTCGAGCAACAAGGCAGGCACGGCCAAGATCATCGTTGCAAATGGTGCCATATAATACACTGTGTTTATACTGCAAACGGAACAAAAAAGAACAGATGACTCGAAAGTCGAACATAGGAAAAAACGAAAAACTTTGATAACGAACAATCAATACAAGTAATCCGGCATCATTTGGCCAAATTAAGCACAAACACTTAGCTCAATTTGATCATATAGAATTGAGAACGAAAAACGACAATGATGAGATGGGAAGAACGCTGGAACGACGTATATTACCTATCAAATTTGTAGCCATGTAACAGAGACTCTGCAAGAATGGTTTTCGTGGAAGTAGCAAGACAGCCAAACAAAGCAGCACAAAACCCAAACATGTTGAAACTGAGCTCCGTGATGGACGTGAGAAGAATCCCTCCAACAATTGGAATCAACGAAGCCCAAATCTGCCAGTCGAAGTACTTCTTCCAGATAAGCCACTGTAATAACACTGTTCCAAGAGCACGAGAAAACAGAAAGCATTTTACCATTGTATCGTCAACACAAAAACACAAGAATAATTTACTCATCGAAGCCAATGACAGCACTCCTACTACTCACCTGTCGTTGCGGGGGTGAAAGATTTTATGGTTTGCATGAAGGAAACAGGTATGTATCTCAGGCTAACATTCCCCAACACTATGTTGATACAAAATATGAATGACATAGGAAAGATCCGCCTCCATCTATCTTCGGGATCCACTGAAATGAGCGGCTTAAGTTTTAACACTTTAATTACCAGGTACGCGCCAATGGCCGAGGATATAAAGTGAACACACGACACTGTCAATGGAAACTTAAAGTCCAGTTTCTGCCAAGTATAACAACATAAGAAATGGTTATGATAAACGACAAGGAAAGACAACTGCAATCAAAGACATTCATCATCTATATTTCCACATAGCAATGTGAGGTAAATTCATTAACAAACACAATGGGATGACAAACAATCAATCTAATCTAACCGAGATTCGTTTGATATAGGTAACCCAAAATGTCACCTCGCCCTTCCCAATCAAGGACATGAAAGATATCAATCTAATACTATCAAAGAGGAAACAagttctttaatttgaatgagGACTAAACGCATCAAATGGATCAACGTTTCCCTAGCCATCTTAATTGCTCGGGGACTTGAAAGATATTGACCTAATGCCATCCAACAGTAGCAGCAATATACACTAGGACTGAAATTAAGAGGAAACAACTTCTTCAATTTGAATGAGGTAATGGCTCAACTAGATCACATCCCAAAAGCagtaaaatactaaaaaatgatctcaagaaaacacacacacagttGGAAAGAAGCTTCATCATTACTGTGAAATGTGATTTAAtaacacgcacacacacagtATCAAGAATTGCTTCAATGATACATCAACTGATAACAGAGCTCTAAAATACTCAGAATATGTACAGAATCACAATGTTCAAAAAATTGAGAACAGTACTAAAATGATTCCAACAAATACTAATTTCTAACaagaattataaattactccattCCTCAATTTATAAAGCATAACAGAAAGGCAAGAAACCATAATTCCAGCTGAGAATCAACAAAACTTAAAGAAACAGTAAAAACCCACCGATTAAAGTTCAGCAAAAAACCCCCCAAAAAGAAGCAAATCCAGAAACCCACTCCACATACAaaccaaaactaaaaaattcaagACCAAATTCCCTTCAATTTCTCTAACAAAGCATCAAGAATCAAACCTGAAAGATCCATTTATTGATGATGATAACAGTGACATTGAAACCCCACCATTGAAGAATAGCCAACACCGATCGGATTACACTCCACTGACAAAACCTACCCTCCTCCATAACTTTTTTACAAATCACCCAGATAAAAAATTCcgaataaaaattcaaacttttcCAGAAAATGAGATGGAAAATTCAGATCAAACGGGCCCAAGAGAAAAACCCAGATGAATTTTCACAATTTGGCGACGGGATAGGCTGGGGGTAGCCTGCCCGACTGATGGCATGAGGAACTCAAGTGTtttaatttcaagaaaattaaatgtaattttgtgtataattcttttattttgagtgTAATTGTGGTGTTAATTATTGTTACTGCGTTTTAAAATTGGTGGAATGCAAAAGGTGTGAGGAAAATGGGATTCTCATTTCTTCACTAACTTAATCACGTCTTTATTGCACATTAAGCCCACATTACACGCAAATTGTGTGAAAATTGGAGaggtaaaatttatattttggccACTTTTAACGAAAAATATTTCTAGATTTTTGCCACTTTTAGTGAAAAGTATTTTCATCTAGGATATATTTGTGAATATTTAATCTACGAATAGTtcgataaattaaaaaggatgGGATCAAAAATTtctaatccaaaaaaaaatcttagatCAAATATAGCCTCCATCCCCAAATAATGCTCTTGTGGAACTATATTTATTGGCCTTAGTTCAAAAAATTCTTTTAgctcttatgcatttaattttcttttagttttaggaatttttttttgcctagACAAAGGGTTCTGCaccatataatttttaaacaaCCTTTGTCATTAATCAAATGCTATATAATTTGTGAGATTTAActtttaagagcatccgcaacgctgcCTCGTTGCGgtctcggtctcgtctcgacgagacgagatgtCTTGACGCCCGACGCGTTCGGAAGAGGCCAgcctcgagctggcgagacgAGGCGCGCggccacgtggcgcgcgctaAGCgatggcgtgacgcccacttgccggcccgcgagtgggcgtcggaattatgacgtcataaatttatttttttttaaaaaaattgaaaattcgaaaaaaaaatttgtaaattttaatatttaattatgtattttttaatcatgcatttttaaattttttaggcctttaaattgtactacctctgtccctgaaaatttgatacatattaccattttggtccgtccctgaaaatttgatacacttcacttttaccatttttggtagtggaccccatattccactaactcattcctactcacattttattataaaactaatattttaaaagtaggacccacatcccaccaactcactttccattacatttcttaaaacccgtgtcgggtcaaaatgtagcaaattttgggggacggaggtagtaatttttattttatttaattatattattttttaattatgtattttataattatgtattttataattttttaggcctttaaattgtgattttattttatttaattaagtgtgtttttattaattgaatttgttggaaataaaaattaaaaaatgaaattgaatgaatagttaagagatggataagagatggttaagagatggagggatgcaggtgttgtctcttagttaagagatgaaatttttgaaaagtacagtggggcccatgaatagttaagagatgagacggttaagagacggataagagacagcGTTGCGAATGGCCtaactccctccgtcctagataatttgggacactttgactcgacacgggttttaagaaatctaatggaaagtgagttgaaaaaagtcggtgggatgtgggtcatacttttaaagtattagttttataataaaatgtgagtaggaatgagttagtggaatataggatccaaaccaaaaatgataaaagtgaaatggaacAAATTATGCGAGACAgcccgaaatggaatactgggtcgaattatttgggacggaaggagtaacgTTTAACATTACTTCGCGACCTAATTAATCCTATCAGGGAGCCTCGGATTTTGAGCCTTTCttgcttttctttttgcaaaaaaacCCGTTCTTTTTGGCTTGGTATCTTAGATTATTAGTTCTTGCAAGTGTTTATATAGAGGATTTTGTATAGGGATCACAGATTACGTTAATACGAAAATGTGAGTCTAATTGAATTTTGGGTGTGAGTATTGATGTTAAAATCTGTCAAatggaaatgattttttaaacattGAGGGTTTATATATTCCATAACGACTCCATAATTTCTATAATAAACATGGAATATATCATACCTAATAAAGCCTCGATCTTTTCCTTTCgtcattcaatttatttatttatatctttctttctatattttaaaaatcgtgaaaactattaaattaccCAAATCATAACAATTTGAAACAATTATcccaaaattgtaaaaaatatagtactctcaaattaaaaaaccacaaaataatagtagtaattagtaaattaaaatccGATCTTTTCCTTTCgtcattcaatttatttatttatatctttctttctatattttaaaaatcgtgaaaactattaaattaccCAAATCATAACAATTTGAAACAATTATcccaaaattgtaaaaaatatagtactctcaaattaaaaaaccacaaaataatagtagtaattagtaaattaaaatcctTCAATAATCTCGAAAAACAAACAAAGACAACATACTCCAAGTCCAAAAACTAAATGAAATTCAGGAAATTAAGAAACACAAAAACCACgtagtaataaaaagtgaagaaaaaccCTAACTACATGATAAAGCATTGATCTTCGTCCGTGTTGGTAAGAGGAGTAGCTTCCGTAATCCAACCTCGGAGGGGTTTGCTGTGCTGGCGGCGGATAGTGTTGCTACTATAGTTGCAAGTATCATTGTTGGAATAGCCTGTAAATCCTCTTTCTCCGTTGTTCGGTTCCCATCCGTAAGGCGTGGGCTCCGGCTCCGGCTCCGGCTCTAGGGGTGGTGGTGGTCGAGATGTCGAAGACGCCGCCTTTTTTTCTGCGCGGCGCTTGCTTCTTTTTGCTTTGTCGAAGAGAGTACTCATTTTAActaattgtttttgttttgtggcATGTATTggttgcattttatatatagggttttgtatgttaatatggaaatttgaatCTTGGGGCGTGATTTTCTTGTATAATAAGTTTACCTATATACGATGATGAATTATGGTAGGAAAATTTGGTTCTTTACTTAGTTAGTTATGTTATTGACaaggaaatatatattttgtttttgaaaaagtATATTATTGTTGATTACTTTAGtaaaagaatttatatttcaattgtttttcaCTTATGCACAATACCCTTAATTAAAACCTTctataattagttatattagtCTATTTTAAAGTTCTTAACATAATTGTAATATTGAAGGGTTGTGTAATTAATTGTTTGATGTTTTAAACTATAATTACTTTTAAGTAATGgtataattgaatttgatccttagttatatttgataaatatcGATACTTTATTTGGTCGCATCTATTTaagaatttattatattttttggttaaaaatttatatttcaattatattttactcatAATTGTATATGCACGATACCCTTAACTAAATTTTCCTACAATTAGTTATACCTATTAGGAATTGTTTTGATGAATTGTACTCCTATTTcgtttaaaattttcaatagtGATAAAGAAGATATTCACAATTTATTCGTACTGAGAAATTTCGGAAAAATGGTTTAATTTCGCAAGCCTTTCGaaatttaggattaaattTGCTAACCTTTCGATATATGGGATCGTGACATACGAATTTTTCAGAAGAAaggatttttgattttttatccattttttcttcttatttcttatttttgctcttataatatttataaatagacTAAATTACCCCTAATATTTTTGCTccaattttcacattttttgctccaataattttatttccacCAGATTGAGAAAAATCACGGCTAATCACCGCTAGTCCACCATCATCCTCTTCCTCCCATTCTCCCTCCACCCTCCTCCTAGATTATACATTATACTCATCTTCGCCGTCGCCAGTCCGCCTGAAATACCGATGGTTCACCGCTGCTGCGGCCGCCGTCGTCCTCTCTGTATTCACCAGCCTTCACTTTCCGCCTCTGTCCCTCAAATCCCTAACTACGATGCAACCATCGTCCAACATTTCAGACTCGCGAATCCACCGACTGG harbors:
- the LOC125223978 gene encoding uncharacterized protein LOC125223978, whose protein sequence is MGSSDSFVRQVGSGYQMWESASKRWGGGGENGMFAMKKRVMVVVDQSSHTKHAMMWALNHVADKGDIFTLLHVVSDAYSSHYLATSLGSLCKACKPEVEVEALVIQGPKMDTVISQVKKLEVSVLVLGQKKQPSPFLNCLCLKSSSEVFVEECINNLECLAIGVRKQSKAVGGYLITTRWHKNFWLLA
- the LOC125218378 gene encoding UDP-galactose transporter 1 is translated as MEEGRFCQWSVIRSVLAILQWWGFNVTVIIINKWIFQKLDFKFPLTVSCVHFISSAIGAYLVIKVLKLKPLISVDPEDRWRRIFPMSFIFCINIVLGNVSLRYIPVSFMQTIKSFTPATTVLLQWLIWKKYFDWQIWASLIPIVGGILLTSITELSFNMFGFCAALFGCLATSTKTILAESLLHGYKFDSINTVYYMAPFATMILAVPALLLEGSGVVVWLYTCPSLSSSLVIIFGSGVLAFCLNFSIFYVIHSTTAVTFNVAGNLKVAVAVTCSWLIFRNPISMMNAVGCSITLVGCTFYGYVRHMLSSQSPGTPRTPRTPRTPRSKMELLPLVSDKLDDKV